One Heptranchias perlo isolate sHepPer1 chromosome 5, sHepPer1.hap1, whole genome shotgun sequence DNA window includes the following coding sequences:
- the LOC137322058 gene encoding ADP-ribose glycohydrolase OARD1-like isoform X4 has product MTSSSDRPPEGNPQSFEICYLKGDLFSCPEKDALAHCISEDCDMKAGIAVLFKKKYGCEEELQNQKKKTGDVAVLQKDQRYIYYLITKMVASDKPTYDNLQSSLKAMKNHCLDNGVSHISMPKIGCGLDNLEWDKVAAIIQDIFRNTNIIITVYSL; this is encoded by the exons atgactAGTTCCTCAGACAGGCCACCAGAGGGCAAT CCACAGAGCTTTGAGATCTGTTACCTGAAAGGTGATCTGTTCTCATGCCCAGAGAAGGATGCACTGGCACATTGTATCAGTGAAGATTGTGATATGAAGGCAGGGATAGCGGTCTTGTTCAAGAAGAAATATGGATGCGAAGAGGAGCTGCAGAATCAGA AAAAGAAGACTGGGGATGTGGCAGTGCTGCAGAAAGATCAAAGATACATTTACTATTTG ATCACTAAAATGGTGGCATCAGATAAGCCAACTTATGACAATCTGCAGAGCAGCCTCAAGGCCATGAAGAACCATTGCCTGGATAATGGAGTCTCGCACATCTCAATGCCTAA GATCGGATGTGGACTGGACAATCTGGAGTGGGACAAAGTTGCTGCAATAATTCAAGATATCTTTAGGAACacaaatattataatcactgtgTACTCTTTGTGA
- the LOC137322058 gene encoding ADP-ribose glycohydrolase OARD1-like isoform X3 — protein sequence MTSSSDRPPEGNVSLGLTPQSFEICYLKGDLFSCPEKDALAHCISEDCDMKAGIAVLFKKKYGCEEELQNQKKKTGDVAVLQKDQRYIYYLITKMVASDKPTYDNLQSSLKAMKNHCLDNGVSHISMPKIGCGLDNLEWDKVAAIIQDIFRNTNIIITVYSL from the exons atgactAGTTCCTCAGACAGGCCACCAGAGGGCAATGTAAGTTTGGGTCTCACA CCACAGAGCTTTGAGATCTGTTACCTGAAAGGTGATCTGTTCTCATGCCCAGAGAAGGATGCACTGGCACATTGTATCAGTGAAGATTGTGATATGAAGGCAGGGATAGCGGTCTTGTTCAAGAAGAAATATGGATGCGAAGAGGAGCTGCAGAATCAGA AAAAGAAGACTGGGGATGTGGCAGTGCTGCAGAAAGATCAAAGATACATTTACTATTTG ATCACTAAAATGGTGGCATCAGATAAGCCAACTTATGACAATCTGCAGAGCAGCCTCAAGGCCATGAAGAACCATTGCCTGGATAATGGAGTCTCGCACATCTCAATGCCTAA GATCGGATGTGGACTGGACAATCTGGAGTGGGACAAAGTTGCTGCAATAATTCAAGATATCTTTAGGAACacaaatattataatcactgtgTACTCTTTGTGA
- the LOC137322058 gene encoding ADP-ribose glycohydrolase OARD1-like isoform X2, with protein sequence MGIPTGKENPKAQHRTRRKHKVNEKKRKMTSSSDRPPEGNPQSFEICYLKGDLFSCPEKDALAHCISEDCDMKAGIAVLFKKKYGCEEELQNQKKKTGDVAVLQKDQRYIYYLITKMVASDKPTYDNLQSSLKAMKNHCLDNGVSHISMPKIGCGLDNLEWDKVAAIIQDIFRNTNIIITVYSL encoded by the exons ATGGGAATTCCTACAggaaaagagaacccaaaagcaCAGCACAGAACC AGAAGGAAGCACAAAGTAaacgaaaagaaaagaaaaatgactAGTTCCTCAGACAGGCCACCAGAGGGCAAT CCACAGAGCTTTGAGATCTGTTACCTGAAAGGTGATCTGTTCTCATGCCCAGAGAAGGATGCACTGGCACATTGTATCAGTGAAGATTGTGATATGAAGGCAGGGATAGCGGTCTTGTTCAAGAAGAAATATGGATGCGAAGAGGAGCTGCAGAATCAGA AAAAGAAGACTGGGGATGTGGCAGTGCTGCAGAAAGATCAAAGATACATTTACTATTTG ATCACTAAAATGGTGGCATCAGATAAGCCAACTTATGACAATCTGCAGAGCAGCCTCAAGGCCATGAAGAACCATTGCCTGGATAATGGAGTCTCGCACATCTCAATGCCTAA GATCGGATGTGGACTGGACAATCTGGAGTGGGACAAAGTTGCTGCAATAATTCAAGATATCTTTAGGAACacaaatattataatcactgtgTACTCTTTGTGA
- the LOC137322058 gene encoding ADP-ribose glycohydrolase OARD1-like isoform X1, with protein sequence MGIPTGKENPKAQHRTRRKHKVNEKKRKMTSSSDRPPEGNVSLGLTPQSFEICYLKGDLFSCPEKDALAHCISEDCDMKAGIAVLFKKKYGCEEELQNQKKKTGDVAVLQKDQRYIYYLITKMVASDKPTYDNLQSSLKAMKNHCLDNGVSHISMPKIGCGLDNLEWDKVAAIIQDIFRNTNIIITVYSL encoded by the exons ATGGGAATTCCTACAggaaaagagaacccaaaagcaCAGCACAGAACC AGAAGGAAGCACAAAGTAaacgaaaagaaaagaaaaatgactAGTTCCTCAGACAGGCCACCAGAGGGCAATGTAAGTTTGGGTCTCACA CCACAGAGCTTTGAGATCTGTTACCTGAAAGGTGATCTGTTCTCATGCCCAGAGAAGGATGCACTGGCACATTGTATCAGTGAAGATTGTGATATGAAGGCAGGGATAGCGGTCTTGTTCAAGAAGAAATATGGATGCGAAGAGGAGCTGCAGAATCAGA AAAAGAAGACTGGGGATGTGGCAGTGCTGCAGAAAGATCAAAGATACATTTACTATTTG ATCACTAAAATGGTGGCATCAGATAAGCCAACTTATGACAATCTGCAGAGCAGCCTCAAGGCCATGAAGAACCATTGCCTGGATAATGGAGTCTCGCACATCTCAATGCCTAA GATCGGATGTGGACTGGACAATCTGGAGTGGGACAAAGTTGCTGCAATAATTCAAGATATCTTTAGGAACacaaatattataatcactgtgTACTCTTTGTGA